The proteins below are encoded in one region of Phytoactinopolyspora mesophila:
- a CDS encoding ABC transporter permease: protein MTKVLSIARYNLVRMFRERANLFFVLVFPLLIIFVIGTQFAGDDTPDVGVSGTGELVDQSIERLEDTGAADVRRVDTASQLRDLVEDGTVSLGVVVPDDAGAVLGTGEPLELTVLLGAGDAAAQLEGVVVRAFEAEAVVPDVAGRLVPEVEAPADEVMSIVAQVAAEMPSVEINRAVAGGGDPDDEPFGIDQIAVGMLLLMTFLNSLTGAAALIQSRKYGISRRMLSTPTSLRAIVVGEGAGRWSVGMFQAVYIMVATAVIFGVSWGNIPGAIVVLALFAAVAAGAAMLVGAVMHNDEQASGVTVMVGLGLGALGGSMLPLDLFGATMRTVAHVTPHAWANDAFAELSRRDGTLLDILPQLGVLAAFAVVLIGLASWRLRLTLTRA from the coding sequence GTGACGAAGGTGCTGTCGATCGCCAGGTACAACCTGGTCCGGATGTTCCGCGAACGAGCGAACCTCTTCTTCGTGCTCGTTTTCCCGCTGCTGATCATCTTCGTCATCGGTACACAGTTCGCCGGTGACGACACACCCGACGTCGGTGTCAGCGGCACCGGCGAGCTCGTCGACCAGAGCATCGAACGGCTGGAAGACACCGGGGCCGCCGATGTTCGCCGGGTGGACACCGCATCGCAGCTCCGTGACCTGGTCGAGGACGGCACGGTGTCGTTGGGCGTCGTGGTTCCGGACGACGCCGGGGCGGTGCTCGGCACGGGAGAGCCCTTGGAGTTGACTGTGCTGCTGGGCGCGGGCGATGCCGCGGCGCAGCTGGAAGGGGTCGTCGTCCGGGCTTTCGAGGCCGAAGCGGTGGTTCCCGACGTCGCGGGCCGGCTGGTGCCGGAGGTGGAAGCGCCGGCTGACGAGGTGATGAGCATCGTCGCGCAGGTGGCCGCGGAGATGCCCTCGGTGGAGATCAACCGGGCGGTTGCCGGCGGCGGAGATCCGGACGACGAGCCCTTCGGCATCGACCAGATCGCCGTCGGCATGCTCCTGTTGATGACCTTCCTGAACTCCCTCACCGGTGCGGCGGCGCTGATCCAGAGTCGCAAGTACGGGATCAGCAGGCGAATGCTCTCGACGCCGACGAGCCTGCGGGCCATCGTGGTGGGCGAGGGGGCCGGCCGATGGAGCGTCGGCATGTTCCAGGCCGTCTACATCATGGTCGCCACGGCGGTGATCTTCGGTGTGTCCTGGGGGAACATCCCTGGCGCGATCGTGGTGCTGGCGCTGTTCGCGGCCGTCGCCGCTGGCGCCGCGATGCTCGTCGGTGCCGTCATGCACAACGACGAGCAAGCCTCCGGCGTGACGGTGATGGTCGGGCTCGGGCTGGGCGCGCTGGGTGGCAGCATGCTGCCGCTGGACCTGTTCGGCGCGACGATGCGAACTGTCGCGCACGTCACGCCGCACGCCTGGGCGAACGATGCATTCGCCGAGCTGAGCCGGCGGGACGGCACGCTGTTGGACATCTTGCCGCAGCTCGGGGTGCTGGCCGCCTTCGCGGTGGTCCTCATCGGGCTCGCGTCGTGGCGCCTCCGGCTGACGCTGACGCGCGCCTGA
- a CDS encoding ABC transporter permease, which produces MISAVRTITAKDLKERLRDKSFFLLGVLTPLVLAFVLDLVMGDLGEGQLEVDIAVVDVDQSEMSGQLQQGILALDGQGGIEVTALETGADPEAAIDADGHDAVIIIPEGFGPSVAGQGGGATQLDLIENPDRPVQAGVAESIADGFVTNIERSRLLAGAGGQLGVETPPVALESSIEVTREWPGGEGLDTGARMLAGMAVMFVFFTVQFGVTTLLSEKETGTLTRLLAAPIPRDAITAAKGTVSFLLGVIATMILMVTGALLMGAEWGSWLGVSVLVGCAVLTAVALMAIVAGIAKTSEGASAAQAIIAVGLAMLGGSWFPVSGEGAMGVLARMTPHYWFINGLEDLTDATTWTVVGGPAAAMVIIAVVAGVPAAILLRGRLRP; this is translated from the coding sequence GTGATTTCCGCCGTTCGCACCATCACGGCCAAGGACCTCAAAGAGCGGCTGCGGGACAAGTCGTTCTTCCTGCTCGGCGTCCTCACCCCGCTGGTCCTCGCGTTCGTGCTCGATCTTGTCATGGGAGACCTGGGCGAGGGCCAGCTCGAGGTCGACATCGCTGTGGTGGACGTCGACCAGTCCGAGATGTCGGGCCAGCTGCAGCAGGGCATCCTGGCGCTGGACGGCCAGGGCGGCATCGAGGTGACGGCTCTGGAGACCGGCGCTGACCCAGAGGCGGCGATCGACGCTGACGGGCACGACGCCGTGATTATCATTCCGGAAGGTTTCGGCCCGAGCGTCGCGGGTCAAGGAGGAGGCGCGACCCAGCTCGACCTGATCGAGAACCCGGATCGTCCAGTCCAGGCCGGCGTCGCCGAGTCGATCGCGGACGGGTTCGTGACCAACATCGAGCGCTCCCGGTTGCTGGCCGGTGCCGGCGGCCAGCTCGGTGTCGAGACGCCACCGGTCGCGCTGGAATCCAGCATCGAGGTGACTCGTGAGTGGCCGGGCGGCGAGGGACTCGACACCGGCGCCCGGATGCTGGCCGGGATGGCCGTCATGTTCGTCTTCTTCACCGTGCAGTTCGGCGTGACAACACTGCTCAGCGAGAAGGAGACTGGGACGCTGACCAGACTCTTGGCCGCCCCGATTCCCCGTGATGCGATCACGGCTGCCAAGGGGACGGTGAGCTTTCTGCTCGGCGTGATCGCCACCATGATCTTGATGGTCACCGGGGCCCTGCTAATGGGCGCGGAATGGGGTTCCTGGCTGGGCGTGTCCGTTCTGGTGGGGTGCGCTGTGCTGACCGCCGTCGCGTTGATGGCCATTGTCGCCGGAATCGCGAAGACGTCCGAAGGGGCCAGCGCTGCCCAGGCGATCATCGCTGTGGGCCTGGCGATGCTGGGCGGTTCGTGGTTCCCGGTGTCCGGTGAGGGCGCGATGGGCGTGCTGGCCAGAATGACGCCGCACTACTGGTTCATCAACGGCTTGGAGGATCTGACCGACGCGACGACGTGGACCGTCGTCGGCGGCCCGGCCGCGGCGATGGTGATCATCGCGGTGGTGGCGGGTGTGCCCGCGGCGATTCTGTTGCGCGGGAGGTTGCGGCCGTGA
- a CDS encoding ABC transporter ATP-binding protein produces the protein MTVATTADSRVAEAEGLHKSFGSIHAVNDVSLHIDAGETYGLLGPNGAGKTTTISILAGLLEADEGSVAVAGSRIRPRSTQGREAIGLVPQDLAIYPDLTGEENLKFFAALYGMSKRDTAARVDEILEVIGLTERRKDRSSKYSGGMKRRLNIGIGLLHSPRLLILDEPTVGVDPQSRNAILESVESLSGEGMAVLYTTHYMEEAERLCDRIGIIDSGRVIAEGTPAELTAGIGEQERVRIEVTGPAQNAADRLGGVEGVTDVAVEDHAVVVLVDSGSARLPSILAELARAGIQIGSIDLARPDLEAVFLHLTGKALRE, from the coding sequence GTGACCGTCGCCACCACTGCTGATTCTCGCGTTGCCGAGGCCGAAGGGCTGCACAAGAGTTTCGGGTCGATCCATGCCGTCAACGACGTCTCGTTGCACATAGACGCCGGGGAGACCTACGGACTTCTGGGCCCGAACGGTGCGGGCAAGACCACCACCATCTCGATCCTCGCTGGACTGCTGGAAGCCGACGAAGGTTCGGTCGCCGTGGCCGGGTCGCGGATTCGCCCGCGGTCGACTCAGGGCCGGGAAGCGATCGGCCTGGTGCCCCAGGACCTGGCCATCTACCCGGACCTGACGGGGGAGGAGAACCTCAAGTTCTTCGCCGCGCTCTACGGGATGTCCAAGCGAGACACTGCGGCCCGGGTGGACGAGATCCTCGAAGTGATCGGGCTGACAGAGCGCCGGAAAGACCGGAGCAGCAAGTACTCCGGTGGGATGAAGCGCCGGTTGAACATCGGGATCGGGCTGCTGCACTCGCCTCGCCTGTTGATCCTCGACGAGCCGACAGTGGGCGTGGATCCGCAGTCGCGTAACGCCATCCTCGAATCCGTGGAGTCGCTCTCGGGTGAAGGCATGGCCGTGCTCTATACGACCCACTACATGGAGGAAGCCGAGCGGCTGTGTGACCGGATCGGCATCATCGACTCTGGCCGGGTCATCGCGGAAGGAACACCGGCCGAACTCACCGCCGGAATCGGTGAGCAGGAACGGGTCCGGATCGAGGTGACGGGCCCAGCTCAGAACGCTGCTGATCGCCTCGGCGGCGTCGAAGGCGTCACCGACGTCGCTGTGGAGGACCACGCGGTGGTCGTACTCGTCGACTCGGGGTCGGCCCGGCTGCCTTCGATCCTCGCCGAGCTCGCCCGCGCCGGCATCCAGATCGGCTCCATTGACCTGGCGCGCCCGGACCTGGAAGCGGTGTTCCTCCATCTGACCGGGAAGGCGCTGCGCGAGTGA
- the cydC gene encoding thiol reductant ABC exporter subunit CydC, whose translation MVTRRLLALMRPHSGRLGLAVAASVVAELATLALMATAAWMIARAAQQPPLAALSLAIVGVRAFATSRGLFRYAERLASHDAALRALATLRGRVYDALVPLAPAGLPSFRSSDLLSRMVADVEAVQDFIVRVLVPAATAAVVAALAVGFGFAVLPTAGLALAAGLLVAGLVVPMLTAAASRRHAKRLAPARAELAARTVDLLRGSADLAVFGATRQALADAERAGTDLARIERRTALTTASAGAAAMLVQGATTVGVTLIALAAAADGSLAPVMVPVLALVALISFEPVLPLVSVVRHFLESRAAAARVIAVLDTAAPVAEPPTPLPAPRRDAVIAVRDLTVRHASDREPALAGVNLRLEPGRRVAVVGASGSGKSTLLAAMMRFVEPESGEIVVDGHPITEYSGDDIRALITGVTQDSHLFHTTIRENLRLAAPSADDEQIRAALAEARLLTWIDTLPDGLDTMVGESGGQVSGGQRQRLALARALLADPPVLVLDEPTEGLDPETADELVADLVASTRGRTTLLITHRLTGLDEVDEIVVLDAGRVVQRGRHQDLVAASGPYYDLWWATELRLPDGLDSVSGR comes from the coding sequence ATGGTGACCCGGCGGCTGCTGGCGTTGATGCGGCCCCACTCGGGCCGGCTCGGCCTCGCGGTGGCGGCGAGCGTCGTCGCCGAACTCGCGACTCTCGCCCTGATGGCTACTGCGGCATGGATGATCGCGCGAGCGGCTCAGCAGCCGCCGCTGGCGGCGCTCAGCCTGGCGATCGTCGGGGTGCGCGCCTTCGCCACCTCACGTGGCCTGTTCCGTTACGCCGAGCGATTGGCCAGTCACGACGCCGCCCTGCGCGCCCTGGCCACGTTGCGCGGGCGGGTGTACGACGCGCTGGTCCCGCTGGCGCCGGCCGGACTGCCGTCGTTTCGCAGCTCAGACTTGCTCAGCCGGATGGTGGCCGACGTTGAGGCGGTCCAGGACTTCATCGTCCGGGTGCTGGTTCCGGCGGCGACGGCCGCCGTCGTCGCCGCACTAGCCGTTGGCTTCGGCTTCGCCGTCCTACCCACCGCGGGGCTGGCCTTGGCAGCGGGACTGCTGGTCGCGGGGCTCGTCGTTCCGATGCTCACCGCGGCGGCCAGCCGCCGCCATGCGAAGCGGCTCGCCCCGGCCCGCGCTGAACTGGCCGCACGCACTGTCGATCTCCTCCGGGGCAGTGCCGACCTCGCCGTCTTCGGCGCCACTCGCCAAGCCCTGGCCGATGCGGAGCGCGCGGGCACGGATCTCGCACGCATCGAGCGGCGGACCGCCTTGACCACGGCGAGCGCCGGTGCCGCCGCGATGCTGGTGCAGGGGGCGACCACCGTTGGTGTCACGCTGATAGCGCTGGCCGCGGCGGCCGACGGGTCGCTGGCCCCGGTCATGGTCCCGGTGCTGGCATTGGTCGCGCTGATCTCCTTCGAGCCGGTGTTGCCCCTCGTCAGCGTCGTCCGGCACTTCCTCGAGTCCAGGGCGGCGGCGGCCCGGGTGATTGCGGTCCTGGACACCGCGGCGCCGGTCGCTGAGCCGCCGACGCCGTTGCCGGCACCGCGCCGTGACGCCGTGATCGCGGTCCGGGACCTGACTGTGCGCCATGCCAGCGATCGGGAACCCGCACTCGCGGGCGTGAACCTCCGCCTGGAGCCGGGACGCCGGGTGGCCGTTGTGGGGGCCAGCGGATCCGGCAAGAGCACACTGCTCGCCGCCATGATGCGATTCGTCGAGCCCGAGTCCGGTGAAATCGTCGTCGACGGGCATCCCATCACCGAGTACAGCGGTGACGACATCCGTGCCCTGATCACCGGCGTCACCCAGGACTCGCACCTGTTCCACACCACCATCAGGGAGAACCTCCGGCTCGCCGCGCCCTCGGCCGACGACGAGCAGATACGCGCGGCTTTGGCCGAAGCTCGGCTCCTGACCTGGATCGACACGTTGCCGGACGGACTGGACACCATGGTCGGGGAGTCCGGAGGGCAGGTCTCGGGCGGGCAGCGGCAGCGGCTGGCGCTCGCGCGTGCGCTCCTGGCCGATCCGCCCGTCCTGGTGCTCGACGAGCCGACCGAAGGACTTGACCCCGAGACCGCGGACGAGCTCGTCGCCGATCTCGTGGCATCCACCCGCGGGCGCACCACATTGCTCATCACTCACCGGCTGACCGGATTGGACGAGGTGGACGAGATCGTTGTGCTCGACGCGGGGCGAGTAGTGCAGCGGGGGCGGCACCAGGACCTCGTCGCCGCCTCAGGGCCGTATTACGACTTGTGGTGGGCTACCGAGCTACGACTTCCGGATGGTCTTGACTCGGTTTCCGGACGTTAG
- the cydD gene encoding thiol reductant ABC exporter subunit CydD: MLMAAAGAVLIILQAELLARVLADGVLGQPAIAEVAGVIGLLGGVLAVRAGLSWIQQATAQRAAAAVKASLRKQVHDHIQELGPAWVSGQHTGRITTTLGRGLDALDPYFTGYFPQLFIAAVVPIAVVIRLAVADLASALIICVTLPLIPIFGVLVGLQTKKATARQWRALERLGGRFLDLVAGLPTLRAFGRAKAQAQAVRDSADQHRQATMRTLRIAFLSALVLELVATLSVALVAVPVGLRLLDGGLDLHTALLVLLLAPEAYLPLRALGSQFHSSTEGLEVAGRAFAILDEGSAGEKAGPANAGHARGSLVPRSSMPIRTEAGIRRTNLLSMRGLRFEDVTVQYEGRQEPALDHVSLSIAAGERVALIGPSGAGKSTLLNVLLGLVRPTSGRVLVTGEDGTVDMAEVDVEAWREQLAWVPQSPHLFARTVADNIRLGRPSASDDDVRRAAGLAYAHGFITELPRGYDTELGERGFGLSAGQRQRIALARAFLREAPLLILDEPTAGLDAGSEAAVIDATRQLMAGRTVLVVAHRPAMLADAHRVVRVEHGRVAGPVSISPQEVLG; encoded by the coding sequence ATGCTGATGGCCGCGGCGGGCGCGGTGCTGATCATTCTGCAGGCGGAACTATTAGCGCGGGTGCTCGCCGACGGCGTTCTGGGCCAGCCAGCGATCGCGGAGGTAGCCGGGGTCATCGGCCTGCTGGGCGGGGTACTCGCCGTCCGGGCCGGACTGTCGTGGATCCAGCAGGCAACCGCTCAGCGCGCCGCCGCGGCGGTCAAGGCGTCGCTGCGCAAACAGGTCCACGACCACATCCAGGAACTAGGTCCGGCCTGGGTGTCCGGGCAGCACACCGGCCGCATCACCACCACGCTCGGCCGCGGGCTGGACGCGCTGGACCCCTATTTCACCGGCTACTTCCCCCAGCTGTTCATCGCGGCCGTCGTGCCCATCGCCGTGGTGATCCGCCTCGCCGTCGCCGACCTCGCCTCGGCGCTGATTATCTGTGTGACACTGCCGCTGATCCCGATCTTCGGTGTCCTTGTCGGGCTGCAGACCAAGAAGGCGACTGCGCGGCAGTGGCGGGCACTCGAGCGACTAGGCGGGCGCTTCCTCGACCTCGTCGCCGGGCTGCCGACACTACGGGCGTTCGGCCGGGCCAAAGCGCAGGCCCAGGCGGTGCGCGACAGCGCCGACCAGCACCGCCAAGCCACCATGCGCACACTGCGGATTGCCTTCCTGTCCGCTCTTGTTCTGGAACTCGTGGCGACGCTCTCCGTGGCGCTCGTCGCCGTGCCCGTCGGGCTCCGGTTGCTCGACGGCGGCCTTGACCTGCACACCGCGCTGCTCGTGCTGCTGCTGGCCCCTGAGGCATACCTCCCCTTGCGGGCTCTCGGCTCTCAGTTCCACTCGAGTACGGAAGGGCTTGAGGTCGCAGGTCGGGCGTTCGCCATCCTGGACGAGGGGAGCGCCGGGGAGAAGGCCGGGCCGGCTAATGCCGGCCACGCCCGCGGCTCGCTCGTGCCTCGCTCGTCGATGCCCATCCGCACCGAGGCCGGCATCCGCCGGACCAACCTCCTCTCGATGCGGGGGTTGCGCTTTGAGGACGTCACGGTCCAGTACGAGGGTAGGCAGGAACCGGCGCTGGATCACGTGTCGCTGAGCATCGCTGCTGGGGAGCGAGTGGCGTTGATAGGTCCGAGCGGGGCGGGAAAGAGCACGTTGCTGAACGTGCTGCTCGGGCTGGTGCGGCCGACGTCGGGGCGGGTTCTCGTCACAGGTGAGGACGGCACGGTGGACATGGCGGAGGTGGATGTCGAGGCATGGCGGGAGCAGCTTGCCTGGGTACCGCAGAGCCCACACCTGTTCGCCCGTACGGTCGCGGACAATATTCGCCTTGGGCGCCCCTCGGCCAGCGATGACGATGTGCGTCGCGCGGCCGGACTGGCATACGCACACGGGTTCATCACTGAACTGCCGCGTGGCTACGACACCGAACTCGGCGAGCGCGGATTCGGGCTCTCCGCCGGGCAGCGGCAGCGTATCGCCCTGGCGCGGGCATTTCTGCGGGAGGCGCCGCTGCTGATTCTCGACGAACCGACCGCCGGCCTGGACGCGGGCAGCGAGGCCGCCGTGATCGATGCGACCAGGCAGCTGATGGCGGGGCGCACGGTGCTGGTGGTGGCGCATCGTCCGGCGATGCTCGCCGACGCTCATCGGGTCGTGCGCGTCGAGCACGGCAGGGTTGCCGGTCCGGTATCTATTTCGCCTCAGGAGGTGCTGGGCTGA
- a CDS encoding multifunctional oxoglutarate decarboxylase/oxoglutarate dehydrogenase thiamine pyrophosphate-binding subunit/dihydrolipoyllysine-residue succinyltransferase subunit encodes MAPTGPPAGFGPNDWLVEELYASWLEDPSSVDPQWADYFAAHAKQPSASSATTSKTSSTPSNSTSPSSTRTTVTSQAAPASTATSRPSGSAPVEGSGGREPEAPARKSAAASPDKSAEAPEPTEEKVQLRGAPARTATNMESSLEVPTATSVRAVPAKLLVDNRIVINNHLARSRGGKVSFTHIIGFALIKALGRMPDMNYSYGETENGKPALVKPAHVNLGLAIDMKKSDGTRQLLVPSIKKAETLDFAEFWSAYEDLVRRARDGKLAVEDFVGTTISLTNPGTIGTVHSVPRLMKGQGTIVGVGAMEYPAEYQGAAPETLARIGVSKTMTLTSTYDHRIIQGAQSGEFLRIVHQLLLGEHEFYDEIFRALRIPYEPIRWATDVTTDHADEVSKQARVLELIHAYRVRGHLMADTDPLEYQQRTHPDLDVTTHGLTLWDLDREFATGSFGGSKRFMLLRDILGVLRNAYCRTVGIEYMHIQEPDQRRWIQERVEKPVDLTAREDQLRILLKLNQAEAFESFLQTKYVGQKRFSLEGGESLIPLLDEVVASAAEEGLVEVTVGMAHRGRLNVLANIAGKSYSQIFGEFQGNIDPRTVQGSGDVKYHLGAEGEYTTLDGSKIKVSLSANPSHLEAVNPVLEGIARAKQDILDRGQDFPVLPILVHGDAAFAGQGVVAETLNLSQLRGYRTGGTVHVVVNNQVGYTTSPEQSRSSMYSTDVARMVQAPIFHVNGDDPEACARVARMAFEFRQAFNKDVVIDMICYRLRGHNEGDDPSYTQPLMYDLIRAKRPVRKLYTEALIGRGDITIEEAEQVMADYQQQLERVFAETRQAEIAAAASVPRYPDKPEPEGEVTTAVSQEILKRIADAHVNVPDGFTVHPKVLPQLQRRAAMLADGGIDWATAEITAFGSLLIDGRPVRLAGQDSRRGTFVQRFAAVVDRHNGDAWVPLQHLDENQAKFYVHDSLLSEFAAMGFEYGYSVARPEALVLWEAQFGDFVNGAQTIIDEFLTAGETKWGQRSGLVLLLPHGYEGQGPDHSSARIERFLLMGAEEAFRVAQPSTPASYFHLLRLHALSPHHRPLIVFTPKSMLRNKRAVSEPEDFTGTTTFQAVLGDPGGIDPAKVERVLLCSGKITWDLLNSREKRSDERTAIIRLEQLYPLAAEQIRNELAAFPALREVRWVQDEPENMGPWPFLAMHLPSKLPDGVSLTHITRPASTSPAVGSPARHIEEQNELHDTAFA; translated from the coding sequence GTGGCCCCCACCGGCCCGCCAGCGGGTTTCGGACCAAACGACTGGCTTGTCGAAGAACTTTACGCAAGCTGGCTCGAAGACCCCTCAAGCGTTGATCCGCAATGGGCTGACTACTTCGCGGCACATGCGAAGCAGCCGAGCGCGAGTTCCGCTACCACGTCCAAGACTTCTTCCACGCCTTCCAACTCCACCAGTCCGTCCAGCACGAGGACCACCGTGACATCTCAGGCTGCGCCAGCGTCCACTGCCACGTCCCGGCCATCCGGTTCTGCCCCCGTCGAGGGCTCCGGCGGCAGAGAGCCAGAAGCCCCTGCGCGCAAGTCCGCGGCAGCTTCGCCGGACAAGTCTGCTGAGGCTCCCGAGCCCACCGAGGAGAAGGTCCAGCTGCGCGGAGCTCCGGCGCGCACCGCGACCAACATGGAGTCCAGCCTCGAGGTTCCCACCGCCACCAGTGTGCGAGCGGTGCCGGCCAAGCTGCTGGTAGACAACCGCATCGTCATCAACAATCATCTGGCGCGCTCGCGCGGCGGCAAGGTCTCGTTCACCCACATCATCGGCTTCGCCCTGATCAAGGCACTCGGCCGGATGCCCGACATGAACTACTCGTACGGCGAGACCGAGAACGGCAAGCCCGCGCTGGTCAAGCCGGCCCATGTCAACCTCGGCCTGGCCATTGACATGAAGAAGTCCGACGGCACCCGCCAGCTGCTGGTTCCCAGCATCAAGAAGGCCGAGACACTCGACTTCGCCGAGTTCTGGTCGGCGTACGAGGACCTGGTGCGCCGGGCCCGCGACGGCAAACTGGCCGTCGAGGACTTCGTCGGCACCACCATCAGCCTCACCAACCCGGGCACCATCGGCACAGTGCATTCAGTGCCGCGCCTGATGAAGGGCCAGGGCACCATCGTCGGCGTCGGCGCCATGGAGTACCCGGCCGAATACCAGGGCGCGGCGCCGGAGACGCTGGCCCGTATAGGCGTCTCCAAGACCATGACGCTGACCAGCACCTACGACCACCGGATCATCCAGGGGGCGCAGAGCGGGGAGTTCCTCCGCATTGTGCATCAGCTGCTCCTCGGTGAGCACGAGTTCTACGACGAGATCTTCCGTGCGCTGCGAATCCCGTACGAGCCGATCCGCTGGGCCACCGACGTCACCACTGACCATGCCGACGAGGTCAGCAAACAAGCCCGGGTGCTGGAACTCATCCATGCCTACCGGGTGCGTGGCCATCTCATGGCCGACACCGATCCGCTCGAATACCAGCAGCGCACGCACCCAGACCTCGACGTCACCACGCACGGCCTCACCCTCTGGGACCTCGACCGCGAGTTCGCCACCGGCTCGTTCGGCGGCAGCAAACGATTCATGCTCCTACGCGACATCCTCGGGGTGCTGCGCAACGCTTACTGCCGCACCGTCGGCATCGAGTACATGCACATCCAGGAGCCCGACCAACGGCGCTGGATCCAGGAGCGGGTCGAGAAACCCGTCGACCTCACCGCCCGTGAAGACCAGCTGCGCATCCTGCTCAAGCTCAACCAGGCCGAGGCTTTCGAGTCCTTCTTGCAGACCAAGTACGTCGGGCAGAAGCGTTTCTCCCTCGAGGGAGGCGAATCACTCATCCCGCTGCTGGACGAAGTCGTCGCCTCCGCCGCCGAGGAGGGCCTCGTCGAGGTCACGGTCGGTATGGCGCACCGCGGAAGACTCAACGTGCTGGCCAACATCGCCGGGAAGAGCTACTCCCAGATTTTCGGCGAGTTTCAGGGCAACATCGACCCCCGCACCGTGCAGGGCTCGGGTGACGTCAAGTACCACCTGGGTGCCGAAGGCGAGTACACGACGCTCGACGGTTCGAAGATCAAAGTGTCACTCAGCGCCAACCCAAGCCACCTCGAGGCGGTGAACCCCGTACTCGAAGGCATCGCGCGAGCCAAGCAAGACATCTTGGACCGCGGTCAGGACTTCCCTGTGCTGCCCATCCTGGTGCACGGTGACGCCGCCTTCGCCGGGCAGGGCGTCGTCGCCGAGACGCTCAATCTCTCGCAGCTTCGCGGGTATCGCACAGGTGGCACCGTGCACGTCGTCGTCAACAACCAGGTCGGCTACACCACCTCGCCGGAACAGTCGCGCTCGTCGATGTACAGCACCGACGTCGCCCGGATGGTGCAGGCGCCGATCTTCCACGTCAACGGCGACGACCCCGAGGCATGCGCACGAGTAGCCCGGATGGCCTTCGAATTCCGGCAGGCGTTCAACAAAGACGTCGTCATCGACATGATCTGTTACCGCCTGCGCGGTCACAACGAAGGCGACGACCCCAGCTACACCCAGCCGCTGATGTACGACCTCATCCGCGCCAAGCGTCCGGTCCGCAAGCTCTACACCGAGGCGCTGATCGGCCGCGGCGACATCACCATCGAAGAAGCCGAACAGGTGATGGCCGACTACCAGCAACAGCTGGAGCGGGTGTTCGCCGAGACCAGGCAGGCCGAGATCGCCGCCGCGGCCAGCGTGCCGCGCTACCCGGACAAGCCCGAGCCCGAGGGCGAGGTCACAACCGCCGTCAGCCAGGAGATCCTGAAGCGGATCGCCGACGCACACGTCAACGTTCCGGACGGCTTCACGGTTCATCCCAAGGTGCTACCTCAGCTGCAACGCCGCGCGGCGATGTTGGCCGACGGCGGCATCGACTGGGCCACGGCCGAGATCACCGCCTTCGGTTCACTGCTGATCGACGGCCGTCCCGTGCGGCTGGCCGGGCAGGACAGCCGCCGTGGAACATTCGTGCAGCGCTTCGCCGCCGTCGTCGACCGCCACAACGGCGACGCCTGGGTTCCGCTACAGCACCTCGACGAGAACCAGGCCAAGTTCTACGTACATGACTCGCTGCTGTCGGAGTTCGCGGCGATGGGCTTCGAGTACGGCTACTCAGTGGCCAGGCCGGAGGCTTTGGTGCTCTGGGAGGCGCAGTTCGGCGACTTCGTCAACGGCGCCCAGACCATCATCGACGAGTTCCTGACAGCGGGCGAGACCAAGTGGGGTCAGCGCTCGGGCCTGGTGCTGCTGCTCCCGCACGGCTACGAAGGCCAGGGCCCGGACCACTCGTCGGCGCGGATCGAACGGTTCCTGCTCATGGGGGCCGAGGAAGCCTTCCGGGTGGCCCAGCCGTCCACGCCGGCCTCGTACTTCCACCTGTTGCGTCTGCACGCGCTGAGCCCGCACCACCGGCCGCTCATCGTGTTCACCCCGAAGTCGATGCTGCGCAACAAGCGCGCGGTCTCTGAACCTGAGGACTTCACCGGAACCACCACGTTCCAGGCGGTTCTGGGCGACCCGGGCGGCATAGACCCCGCCAAAGTGGAACGCGTGCTGCTCTGCAGTGGGAAGATCACCTGGGATCTGCTCAACAGCCGCGAGAAGAGGTCGGATGAGCGCACGGCCATCATCCGCCTCGAACAGCTCTACCCGCTGGCTGCCGAGCAGATCAGGAACGAGCTCGCCGCATTCCCGGCGTTGCGCGAGGTCCGCTGGGTACAGGACGAACCGGAGAACATGGGCCCGTGGCCCTTCCTTGCCATGCATCTGCCCTCGAAGCTGCCCGATGGCGTGTCGTTGACGCATATCACCCGTCCGGCCAGCACGTCGCCAGCGGTCGGTTCCCCGGCTCGGCACATCGAGGAGCAGAACGAGCTACACGACACCGCCTTCGCCTGA
- a CDS encoding DUF6104 family protein: MYFTDRGIEELEHRRGDDQISLGWLAEQLREFVDENPEFETAIERLATHLARLDDEDEDDE; this comes from the coding sequence TTGTACTTCACCGACCGAGGAATCGAGGAACTCGAGCATCGCCGCGGCGATGACCAAATCAGTCTCGGCTGGCTGGCCGAACAACTACGCGAGTTCGTCGACGAGAACCCGGAGTTCGAGACCGCCATCGAACGCCTGGCCACGCACCTTGCCCGGCTCGACGACGAAGACGAGGACGACGAGTAA